The following proteins come from a genomic window of Dreissena polymorpha isolate Duluth1 chromosome 1, UMN_Dpol_1.0, whole genome shotgun sequence:
- the LOC127874888 gene encoding uncharacterized protein LOC127874888, whose amino-acid sequence MVTKLGMFCQRVPLSDGSQSVLSNTRSYSLLVSGPVPSCWTRTACMMPPATASVVRMHRDPGRRAHRNRTHLAGSWHGELLILRLTRQRRMI is encoded by the exons ATGGTAACAAAGTTGGGCATGTTTTGTCAAAGAGTGCCACTCTCGGATGG CAGCCAGTCAGTCCTTTCCAATACCAGAAGTTACTCGCTCTTGGTTTCCGGCCCAGTACCCTCTTGCTGGACCCGGACTGCGTGTATGATGCCACCTGCCACCGCGTCTGTAGTACGCATGCACCGCGATCCCGGAAGGAGAGCCCACAGAAACCGGACGCACCTAGCGGGATCGTGGCACGGGGAGCTGTTGATCCTCagat TGACGCGGCAACGCCGGATGATCTAG
- the LOC127874876 gene encoding sentrin-specific protease 1-like — translation MYDLLMLPQCKGNNHWVLLVASVMSRTVTIYDSLGGNNKALFDLFCQFMCQRVQIVKDGLEKFSSEFKAPPCNKQRHGNSCGVFALMTAKCLVMKKHPTMLRQAHDSVYRD, via the exons atgtatgatctacttatgctgccacaatgtaaaggcaacaatcactgggttttgctggttgcaagtgttatgtccaggactgtaaccatttacgactcgttgggtggtaacaacaaggccttgttcgatttgttctg ccagttcatgtgtcaacgagtgcaaattgtgaaagatggcttagaaaaattcagttcagagttcaaagcgccaccttgcaacaaacagcgccatggaaacagctgtggagtgtttgcattgatg actgccaaatgtttggtcatgaaaaagcatcccacaatgttgcgacaggcccatgattcagtttatcgagactag